In Fusobacterium sp. IOR10, the genomic stretch AATCCTTAAGTCTAAAATTATTAAAATCATGGATTCCAATAAGAGGTTTCAAAATATCACAAAAAATTAAAGGATCAATTTTTTCAGAAATATAAGTTTTATATTTTCTAGAAAAAACATCTTTTCTCCATGTTATCAAATATTCATAAGTTCTTTTTTTTGCCATATATCTAGAATGAAAGGAAATAGGAACCTCTTCTATATTAAAAATTTCAATATCATTTGGAATAAGATTATTTAATGCTCTTAATAGATTATTTATAGGGATATTAATTCCATTTTTTATTAAAAAATTTGAAACTTGTTCCTTAGCATGTACACCTCTATCAGTTCTTCCAGAACTTATTAAATTAATTTTATCTTTTAAAATTAAATTTAATGCTTTTTCCAATTCTCCCTGAACTGTCCTTTTGTTAGGCTGTTTTTGAAATCCGAAAAAACAGCTACCATCATAAGAATATGTAAGTTTTATATTTCTCATTAAAAATTCTCCTTGATTATTTTTTCAATAATTAAATTTATATTTTTATTAAATTTAGGATCTTTGGATTTTAAATCTATTGGGGAACCAACAGTAACACTTATTTTTTTAGAGAAATGTATTAAAGGGGACCCTTTTTTTTGAATGTTTAAAGTACCATTAATAGTAACTGGAATAATAATACCTTTACTATCTAAAGGAAGTTTAAAGCTACCTTTTTTAAAATTACCAATTTTACCATCATAACTTCTTTCCCCTTCAGGGAAAATAACAGTTGGATATCCTGCCTTTACAATAGAAACTGCCTTTTTGATACTTTTAATTCCTTCTCTAGGATTCTTTCGATCTAGAAAAACATAATTTCCTCTTTTCATCCATCTAGAAAATAATGGCCAAGTTTCCATTTCTTTTTTAGCTACAAATCCAATATCCAAAGTTTTAAAAACAGATAATAAAACAGGAATGTCGAAATTGCTCTGATGATTGGAAATAATAACAATAGGTTGAGATTTATCTAGAGTACTAATATTAAAATTGTCTTTATATTTCACATTAACTTTAATATTAAGAAGTTTAAGAAAAGAAATACTCATTTCCCTTAAATAAACACGAGCCTTTCTTATTTTAAAATCCTTGTTCTTATAAAACAGAAAAGGAAAAAAACAAATTTCTTTATAAATGAAAATAAATAAAATAAATAAAAATGAAAAAATAATTCCAAACATATAACCTCCTATAATTCATCAATAACTTTTTTTATATTTTGATATTCAAACCCTTTTCTCATAAGGGATTGTATCTTTTTATAGTCATCTTTATCCTTCATTTGAAGCCATTTTTTTTTAATTTCTTCAAATTCATGAGGATTATTTTCATTTAGAAGATTTGTGATTATGCTTTCATCAACACCTTTTAAGGCTAAGAAGTATTCTAGTTTTTTTCTGCCCCAATGGGTATGAGTATTAATAAAGCCTTTAGCAAATCTCCAATCGTCTAAATAACACCTGTCATTTAATAAAGATATTATGTCTGATATTATAGTAGGTTCTTTGTATTTTGTCAAAAGTTTTATTCTAAGTTCTTTAATACTGTAATCTCTTTTAGTTAATAACCAATAGGAAAATGAAAGAGCCGATTCTTTTAAGATTTCTAAATACAACTTATTCTCTAAACATTTTCCTTCAGTTAAATTAAGCTCTTTTATTTTATTTTTAGGGATTGAAAAACAGACATTATTTTCAAAATAAATTTTACTTTTCTGTATCTTGATTACTTTCATTTAAAATCTCTCCAGTTTGTGGATCTATAATTTCCTCAACAGGAATTAAAGATTTTTTTAAATCTTCGTAAATTTTATTTAATAAATCCGGTTCATCTTCCAGTCTGTTTTTAACATTTTCTTTACCTTGACCTAAACGTATATCCCCATAACTAAACCAAGCACCAGATTTAGCAACAATATCAGCCTTAATAGAAGCATCTAAAATTTCACCAACTTTTGAGATTCCTTTTCCATACATAATTTGGAAAGCTGCTTCTTTAAATGGAGGAGCTATTTTATTTTTAGTTACTTTAACAATAATTTCATTACCAATAATTTCATCACTTTGTTTAACAGATCCAATTCTTTTTATTTCCAGTCTTACTGAGGCATAAAATTTTAAAGCTCTTCCTCCTGTAGTAGTAGTTTGAGGTCCAAATCCGAATCCACCTATTTTTTCTCTAATTTGATTTATAAAAATAAGGGTAGTTTTTGATTTGTTTAATGTACCTGCTAATTTTCTAAGAGCTTTGGACATTAATCTAGCTTGTAACCCCATTTGTTGGTCACTCATTTCCCCATCTATTTCTGCTTTTGGAACAAGTGCAGCCACAGAATCAATTACAATAACATCAATTGCAGAAGAACGAACTAACATATCTGCTATTTCCAAAGCTTGTTCTCCATAATCTGGTTGAGAAATTAATAGTTCATCAATATCAACTCCAAGAGCCTTTGCATATTTTGGATCTAAAGCATGTTCAGCATCAATAAAAGCAACAATTCCATCCATTTTTTGAGCCTCAGCAATAATATGTAAAGCAAGAGTTGTTTTACCAGAACTTTCAGAACCATAGATTTCTATAATTCTTCCACGGGGAACTCCTCCAAGCCCAAGAGCATTGTCTAGATTCATACTTCCAGTTGGGATAACATCAATGTTCATAGCAGCATTCTGCCCCAATTTCATAATAGAACCTTCACCAAAATCCTTTGTAATTTGTTTTATCGCAGATTCAAGAGCTTTAGTTTTATCTAAAGAACTATTTTTTTTTGTAGCCATTGTAATACCTCCTTAATTAAATAAAATCTTTCTTTATTTTTTCTAAAATAAAATTTGCAGTGATATTTTTCATACAT encodes the following:
- a CDS encoding 1-acyl-sn-glycerol-3-phosphate acyltransferase: MFGIIFSFLFILFIFIYKEICFFPFLFYKNKDFKIRKARVYLREMSISFLKLLNIKVNVKYKDNFNISTLDKSQPIVIISNHQSNFDIPVLLSVFKTLDIGFVAKKEMETWPLFSRWMKRGNYVFLDRKNPREGIKSIKKAVSIVKAGYPTVIFPEGERSYDGKIGNFKKGSFKLPLDSKGIIIPVTINGTLNIQKKGSPLIHFSKKISVTVGSPIDLKSKDPKFNKNINLIIEKIIKENF
- a CDS encoding regulatory protein RecX, producing the protein MKVIKIQKSKIYFENNVCFSIPKNKIKELNLTEGKCLENKLYLEILKESALSFSYWLLTKRDYSIKELRIKLLTKYKEPTIISDIISLLNDRCYLDDWRFAKGFINTHTHWGRKKLEYFLALKGVDESIITNLLNENNPHEFEEIKKKWLQMKDKDDYKKIQSLMRKGFEYQNIKKVIDEL
- the truA gene encoding tRNA pseudouridine(38-40) synthase TruA encodes the protein MRNIKLTYSYDGSCFFGFQKQPNKRTVQGELEKALNLILKDKINLISSGRTDRGVHAKEQVSNFLIKNGINIPINNLLRALNNLIPNDIEIFNIEEVPISFHSRYMAKKRTYEYLITWRKDVFSRKYKTYISEKIDPLIFCDILKPLIGIHDFNNFRLKDSNNKTSIREIFNIKTSLKDPYTLSVFIEGNAFLKTQIRIIMGIALDIYFNKKPSNYIELLLKEPNIVRKIEVADPYGLYLFKINY
- the recA gene encoding recombinase RecA, with the translated sequence MATKKNSSLDKTKALESAIKQITKDFGEGSIMKLGQNAAMNIDVIPTGSMNLDNALGLGGVPRGRIIEIYGSESSGKTTLALHIIAEAQKMDGIVAFIDAEHALDPKYAKALGVDIDELLISQPDYGEQALEIADMLVRSSAIDVIVIDSVAALVPKAEIDGEMSDQQMGLQARLMSKALRKLAGTLNKSKTTLIFINQIREKIGGFGFGPQTTTTGGRALKFYASVRLEIKRIGSVKQSDEIIGNEIIVKVTKNKIAPPFKEAAFQIMYGKGISKVGEILDASIKADIVAKSGAWFSYGDIRLGQGKENVKNRLEDEPDLLNKIYEDLKKSLIPVEEIIDPQTGEILNESNQDTEK